From the Brassica napus cultivar Da-Ae chromosome A8, Da-Ae, whole genome shotgun sequence genome, one window contains:
- the LOC125574991 gene encoding uncharacterized protein LOC125574991 isoform X3, which produces MASLAPGILLKLLQCMNSNTRPTGDHRSAILQVTGIVPALAGSDLWPNQGFYVQISDSLNSTYVCLSERDTDLILTNRLQLGQFIYLERLEFSTPVPRAAGIRPVAGRHAFVGTPEPLIARGSKRDFVIQPVPASEYSLDPIAVYLNNKRSDDDDDVTVAPRGRQPLAPVNLNDQKPKRTPQRFSSPASAKQRSVSSGKKHSSERDSSPVVSSKGRRSASPVPSKCVVPSLAAAREENRKVAREAAIVVPSRYRQPSPNGRRLSISPGRRLSSGLKMAPMVGDSSGKKKMAALAAGISKVSEALVGSSGNRKNWDGNVLPEQKEKSSAKKKTDLQGILRTQAAMTRRLSDANRRKSDSSACEEKAKSCSSASSLVEDEEDVSAFEGLGITYHDRKWTDGSVPLDSISGDLARLAKKAVQRRNFAAKAAARALEEANANECIIRCLSKFAELSSASKLENPLRIINQFLTIYGDVTKYSQLVSEDSFQSSSDPPSPVSLWVEAALATNLDVVSLVKSQKNLESPSSVKKPTPTRLFAGPSTKTDKDGMKETAKFAVNVQAEMQMWFIGFVEESLDNKNARPLDGSSIAAVLSQLKQVNEWLDRVVSDQENQITTMHLTDKIERLKRKIYGFVIHHVGSTFDNTAS; this is translated from the exons ATGGCGTCTCTCGCACCAGGCATCCTTTTGAAGCTCCTTCAATGCATGAACTCCAACACTCGCCCTACCGGAGACCACAGATCCGCCATCCTCCAAGTCACCGGAATAGTACCTGCCCTCGCCGGCTCCGATCTATGGCCCAATCAAGGCTTCTACGTCCAGATCTCCGACTCTCTTAACTCCACCTACGTCTGCCTCTCCGAGCGCGACACAGATCTCATCCTCACCAACCGTCTCCAGCTCGGCCAATTTATCTACCTCGAACGCCTCGAATTCTCCACTCCCGTCCCACGCGCCGCCGGAATCCGCCCCGTCGCCGGCCGTCACGCTTTCGTCGGAACTCCCGAGCCGCTGATCGCACGCGGATCCAAGCGAGACTTCGTTATCCAGCCTGTTCCCGCTTCTGAGTACTCGCTTGACCCTATCGCCGTTTACTTAAACAACAAACGATCCGACGACGACGATGACGTCACGGTGGCTCCCAGAGGAAGGCAACCGCTTGCTCCCGTGAACCTAAACGACCAAAAACCTAAGCGGACGCCACAGAGATTCTCGTCACCAGCATCGGCTAAGCAGCGGTCAGTCTCATCAGGGAAGAAGCACAGCTCTGAAAGAGATTCATCACCAGTTGTTTCCTCCAAAGGGAGGAGATCTGCTTCTCCCGTTCCATCCAAATGCGTAGTGCCGAGCCTTGCAGCGGCGCGTGAGGAGAATAGAAAGGTTGCTAGAGAGGCAGCCATTGTTGTGCCGTCAAGATACAGACAGCCATCACCTAATGGAAGAAGACTGTCCATTTCACCCGGAAGAAGGCTTTCAAGTGGTTTGAAAATGGCTCCCATGGTTGGCGATTCTTccgggaagaagaagatggccGCGCTTGCTGCAGGAATCTCCAAAGTCTCCGAGGCTCTTGTCGGATCTTCAGGTAACCGAAAGAATTGGGATGGAAATGTTCTACCTGAGCAGAAGGAGAAGAGTAGTGCTAAGAAGAAGACTGATCTTCAAGGGATTTTGCGTACTCAG GCTGCTATGACGAGACGTCTTAGTGATGCGAATAGGCGAAAGAGTGATTCTTCAGCATGTGAAGAGAAAGCCAAGTCTTGTTCATCTGCGAGTAGTTTAGTGGAAGATGAGGAAGACGTCTCAGCTTTTGAAGGACTTGGGATCACTTATCATGATAGGAAATGGACTGATGGTAGTGTTCCATTGGATAGCATCTCAGGGGATCTTGCAAGACTTGCAAAG AAGGCTGTGCAAAGAAGAAACTTTGCTGCTAAAGCTGCCGCTCGGGCACTGGAGGAGGCTAATGCCAATGAGTGCATCATTAGATGTTTAAG TAAATTCGCTGAACTTTCTTCAGCCTCTAAGCTGGAGAATCCATTGCGAATCATCAACCAGTTTTTGACAATCTATGGAGACGTTACGAAATACAGTCAGCTTGTTTCTGAAGATAGTTTCCAGTCGTCATCTGATCCACCAAGTCCAGTCTCTCTTTGGGTTGAAGCTGCATTAGCAACAAACCTCGACGTGGTCTCACTAGTCAAAAGCCAGAAAAACCTAGAATCACCATCTTCAGTGAAGAAACCAACGCCTACTCGCCTCTTTGCCGGACCCTCTACAAAGACAG ACAAAGATGGCATGAAGGAGACAGCTAAATTCGCAGTGAACGTACAAGCCGAAATGCAAATGTGGTTCATTGGGTTCGTCGAAGAGTCGTTAGACAACAAAAATGCGCGGCCTTTAGACGGTAGTTCCATAGCTGCTGTTCTGTCTCAGCTGAAACAAGTCAACGAGTGGTTAGACCGTGTCGTGTCGGACCAAGAAAACCAGATCACAACAATGCATTTAACGGACAAGATTGAACGGTTGAAACGAAAAATCTATGGATTCGTGATCCACCACGTCGGTTCTACTTTTGACAACACTGcttcttga
- the LOC125574991 gene encoding uncharacterized protein LOC125574991 isoform X1 translates to MASLAPGILLKLLQCMNSNTRPTGDHRSAILQVTGIVPALAGSDLWPNQGFYVQISDSLNSTYVCLSERDTDLILTNRLQLGQFIYLERLEFSTPVPRAAGIRPVAGRHAFVGTPEPLIARGSKRDFVIQPVPASEYSLDPIAVYLNNKRSDDDDDVTVAPRGRQPLAPVNLNDQKPKRTPQRFSSPASAKQRSVSSGKKHSSERDSSPVVSSKGRRSASPVPSKCVVPSLAAAREENRKVAREAAIVVPSRYRQPSPNGRRLSISPGRRLSSGLKMAPMVGDSSGKKKMAALAAGISKVSEALVGSSGNRKNWDGNVLPEQKEKSSAKKKTDLQGILRTQAAMTRRLSDANRRKSDSSACEEKAKSCSSASSLVEDEEDVSAFEGLGITYHDRKWTDGSVPLDSISGDLARLAKKAVQRRNFAAKAAARALEEANANECIIRCLSKFAELSSASKLENPLRIINQFLTIYGDVTKYSQLVSEDSFQSSSDPPSPVSLWVEAALATNLDVVSLVKSQKNLESPSSVKKPTPTRLFAGPSTKTDNIVGMWTDKDGMKETAKFAVNVQAEMQMWFIGFVEESLDNKNARPLDGSSIAAVLSQLKQVNEWLDRVVSDQENQITTMHLTDKIERLKRKIYGFVIHHVGSTFDNTAS, encoded by the exons ATGGCGTCTCTCGCACCAGGCATCCTTTTGAAGCTCCTTCAATGCATGAACTCCAACACTCGCCCTACCGGAGACCACAGATCCGCCATCCTCCAAGTCACCGGAATAGTACCTGCCCTCGCCGGCTCCGATCTATGGCCCAATCAAGGCTTCTACGTCCAGATCTCCGACTCTCTTAACTCCACCTACGTCTGCCTCTCCGAGCGCGACACAGATCTCATCCTCACCAACCGTCTCCAGCTCGGCCAATTTATCTACCTCGAACGCCTCGAATTCTCCACTCCCGTCCCACGCGCCGCCGGAATCCGCCCCGTCGCCGGCCGTCACGCTTTCGTCGGAACTCCCGAGCCGCTGATCGCACGCGGATCCAAGCGAGACTTCGTTATCCAGCCTGTTCCCGCTTCTGAGTACTCGCTTGACCCTATCGCCGTTTACTTAAACAACAAACGATCCGACGACGACGATGACGTCACGGTGGCTCCCAGAGGAAGGCAACCGCTTGCTCCCGTGAACCTAAACGACCAAAAACCTAAGCGGACGCCACAGAGATTCTCGTCACCAGCATCGGCTAAGCAGCGGTCAGTCTCATCAGGGAAGAAGCACAGCTCTGAAAGAGATTCATCACCAGTTGTTTCCTCCAAAGGGAGGAGATCTGCTTCTCCCGTTCCATCCAAATGCGTAGTGCCGAGCCTTGCAGCGGCGCGTGAGGAGAATAGAAAGGTTGCTAGAGAGGCAGCCATTGTTGTGCCGTCAAGATACAGACAGCCATCACCTAATGGAAGAAGACTGTCCATTTCACCCGGAAGAAGGCTTTCAAGTGGTTTGAAAATGGCTCCCATGGTTGGCGATTCTTccgggaagaagaagatggccGCGCTTGCTGCAGGAATCTCCAAAGTCTCCGAGGCTCTTGTCGGATCTTCAGGTAACCGAAAGAATTGGGATGGAAATGTTCTACCTGAGCAGAAGGAGAAGAGTAGTGCTAAGAAGAAGACTGATCTTCAAGGGATTTTGCGTACTCAG GCTGCTATGACGAGACGTCTTAGTGATGCGAATAGGCGAAAGAGTGATTCTTCAGCATGTGAAGAGAAAGCCAAGTCTTGTTCATCTGCGAGTAGTTTAGTGGAAGATGAGGAAGACGTCTCAGCTTTTGAAGGACTTGGGATCACTTATCATGATAGGAAATGGACTGATGGTAGTGTTCCATTGGATAGCATCTCAGGGGATCTTGCAAGACTTGCAAAG AAGGCTGTGCAAAGAAGAAACTTTGCTGCTAAAGCTGCCGCTCGGGCACTGGAGGAGGCTAATGCCAATGAGTGCATCATTAGATGTTTAAG TAAATTCGCTGAACTTTCTTCAGCCTCTAAGCTGGAGAATCCATTGCGAATCATCAACCAGTTTTTGACAATCTATGGAGACGTTACGAAATACAGTCAGCTTGTTTCTGAAGATAGTTTCCAGTCGTCATCTGATCCACCAAGTCCAGTCTCTCTTTGGGTTGAAGCTGCATTAGCAACAAACCTCGACGTGGTCTCACTAGTCAAAAGCCAGAAAAACCTAGAATCACCATCTTCAGTGAAGAAACCAACGCCTACTCGCCTCTTTGCCGGACCCTCTACAAAGACAG ACAACATTGTTGGGATGTGGACAGACAAAGATGGCATGAAGGAGACAGCTAAATTCGCAGTGAACGTACAAGCCGAAATGCAAATGTGGTTCATTGGGTTCGTCGAAGAGTCGTTAGACAACAAAAATGCGCGGCCTTTAGACGGTAGTTCCATAGCTGCTGTTCTGTCTCAGCTGAAACAAGTCAACGAGTGGTTAGACCGTGTCGTGTCGGACCAAGAAAACCAGATCACAACAATGCATTTAACGGACAAGATTGAACGGTTGAAACGAAAAATCTATGGATTCGTGATCCACCACGTCGGTTCTACTTTTGACAACACTGcttcttga
- the LOC125574991 gene encoding uncharacterized protein LOC125574991 isoform X2 — translation MASLAPGILLKLLQCMNSNTRPTGDHRSAILQVTGIVPALAGSDLWPNQGFYVQISDSLNSTYVCLSERDTDLILTNRLQLGQFIYLERLEFSTPVPRAAGIRPVAGRHAFVGTPEPLIARGSKRDFVIQPVPASEYSLDPIAVYLNNKRSDDDDDVTVAPRGRQPLAPVNLNDQKPKRTPQRFSSPASAKQRSVSSGKKHSSERDSSPVVSSKGRRSASPVPSKCVVPSLAAAREENRKVAREAAIVVPSRYRQPSPNGRRLSISPGRRLSSGLKMAPMVGDSSGKKKMAALAAGISKVSEALVGSSGNRKNWDGNVLPEQKEKSSAKKKTDLQGILRTQAAMTRRLSDANRRKSDSSACEEKAKSCSSASSLVEDEEDVSAFEGLGITYHDRKWTDGSVPLDSISGDLARLAKAVQRRNFAAKAAARALEEANANECIIRCLSKFAELSSASKLENPLRIINQFLTIYGDVTKYSQLVSEDSFQSSSDPPSPVSLWVEAALATNLDVVSLVKSQKNLESPSSVKKPTPTRLFAGPSTKTDNIVGMWTDKDGMKETAKFAVNVQAEMQMWFIGFVEESLDNKNARPLDGSSIAAVLSQLKQVNEWLDRVVSDQENQITTMHLTDKIERLKRKIYGFVIHHVGSTFDNTAS, via the exons ATGGCGTCTCTCGCACCAGGCATCCTTTTGAAGCTCCTTCAATGCATGAACTCCAACACTCGCCCTACCGGAGACCACAGATCCGCCATCCTCCAAGTCACCGGAATAGTACCTGCCCTCGCCGGCTCCGATCTATGGCCCAATCAAGGCTTCTACGTCCAGATCTCCGACTCTCTTAACTCCACCTACGTCTGCCTCTCCGAGCGCGACACAGATCTCATCCTCACCAACCGTCTCCAGCTCGGCCAATTTATCTACCTCGAACGCCTCGAATTCTCCACTCCCGTCCCACGCGCCGCCGGAATCCGCCCCGTCGCCGGCCGTCACGCTTTCGTCGGAACTCCCGAGCCGCTGATCGCACGCGGATCCAAGCGAGACTTCGTTATCCAGCCTGTTCCCGCTTCTGAGTACTCGCTTGACCCTATCGCCGTTTACTTAAACAACAAACGATCCGACGACGACGATGACGTCACGGTGGCTCCCAGAGGAAGGCAACCGCTTGCTCCCGTGAACCTAAACGACCAAAAACCTAAGCGGACGCCACAGAGATTCTCGTCACCAGCATCGGCTAAGCAGCGGTCAGTCTCATCAGGGAAGAAGCACAGCTCTGAAAGAGATTCATCACCAGTTGTTTCCTCCAAAGGGAGGAGATCTGCTTCTCCCGTTCCATCCAAATGCGTAGTGCCGAGCCTTGCAGCGGCGCGTGAGGAGAATAGAAAGGTTGCTAGAGAGGCAGCCATTGTTGTGCCGTCAAGATACAGACAGCCATCACCTAATGGAAGAAGACTGTCCATTTCACCCGGAAGAAGGCTTTCAAGTGGTTTGAAAATGGCTCCCATGGTTGGCGATTCTTccgggaagaagaagatggccGCGCTTGCTGCAGGAATCTCCAAAGTCTCCGAGGCTCTTGTCGGATCTTCAGGTAACCGAAAGAATTGGGATGGAAATGTTCTACCTGAGCAGAAGGAGAAGAGTAGTGCTAAGAAGAAGACTGATCTTCAAGGGATTTTGCGTACTCAG GCTGCTATGACGAGACGTCTTAGTGATGCGAATAGGCGAAAGAGTGATTCTTCAGCATGTGAAGAGAAAGCCAAGTCTTGTTCATCTGCGAGTAGTTTAGTGGAAGATGAGGAAGACGTCTCAGCTTTTGAAGGACTTGGGATCACTTATCATGATAGGAAATGGACTGATGGTAGTGTTCCATTGGATAGCATCTCAGGGGATCTTGCAAGACTTGCAAAG GCTGTGCAAAGAAGAAACTTTGCTGCTAAAGCTGCCGCTCGGGCACTGGAGGAGGCTAATGCCAATGAGTGCATCATTAGATGTTTAAG TAAATTCGCTGAACTTTCTTCAGCCTCTAAGCTGGAGAATCCATTGCGAATCATCAACCAGTTTTTGACAATCTATGGAGACGTTACGAAATACAGTCAGCTTGTTTCTGAAGATAGTTTCCAGTCGTCATCTGATCCACCAAGTCCAGTCTCTCTTTGGGTTGAAGCTGCATTAGCAACAAACCTCGACGTGGTCTCACTAGTCAAAAGCCAGAAAAACCTAGAATCACCATCTTCAGTGAAGAAACCAACGCCTACTCGCCTCTTTGCCGGACCCTCTACAAAGACAG ACAACATTGTTGGGATGTGGACAGACAAAGATGGCATGAAGGAGACAGCTAAATTCGCAGTGAACGTACAAGCCGAAATGCAAATGTGGTTCATTGGGTTCGTCGAAGAGTCGTTAGACAACAAAAATGCGCGGCCTTTAGACGGTAGTTCCATAGCTGCTGTTCTGTCTCAGCTGAAACAAGTCAACGAGTGGTTAGACCGTGTCGTGTCGGACCAAGAAAACCAGATCACAACAATGCATTTAACGGACAAGATTGAACGGTTGAAACGAAAAATCTATGGATTCGTGATCCACCACGTCGGTTCTACTTTTGACAACACTGcttcttga
- the LOC106423623 gene encoding probable ADP-ribosylation factor GTPase-activating protein AGD14 isoform X2, translated as MGGGVKEEEKNEKIIRSLLKLAHNKRCINCNSLGPQYVCTSFSTFVCTNCSGIHREFTHRVKSISMAKFTSQEVSALKEGGNQHAKDIYFRGLDQHMLSASDGSNVERLRDFIRQVYVNKRYTNEKNDDKPPRGPMGDSETRSPPYDDVYDRRYSGRSSPGGKSPGFDQANRKSPCRPEIINDWRREDRFGGKRKTEDESHSPEQASPPVSRPVREILGDSFIPLRVIEPPKPQVNQTSDTSAIAKPAASSSSLSSTNENPPEVKLETAISLIDFDADPEPPAPSVAIQAPISATTHPAAQPASADNDNWASFGAAPVAMSSNASQSPPSGGNTVDSLLSQLTAASAVPVQMSSGPVHLGHSTSQIFAQPLNGHSREQVVSAPSFQPLQGVPPGGLQSSEVKPSGRTELPADLFTVTYPSYHAAAPGWHAGPPHGMHYGMQQYNNTVPFQNVPQQGKSVNPFDFSSEPPTQTQPETMLPSMASLQSALPPSAMMPSQGAHSQFSIHSQVSGHPSAMPPSFISPHTPGNMPPRHLSPIGNMGAPYETQQTYQNFGSPFASAVSSNSPPSFSSGGNPFG; from the exons ATGGGCGGTGGAGtgaaagaagaggagaagaatgAGAAGATTATCAGGAGTCTTCTCAAACTTGCTCATAACAAGAGGTGTATCAACTGTAACAGCCTT GGGCCACAATATGTTTGCACTTCTTTCTCGACTTTTGTTTGTACCAACTGCAGTGGAATACA ccgTGAGTTTACTCATCGTGTTAAGTCCATATCAATGGCTAAATTTACTTCCCAAGAAGTCTCTGCTCTTAAAGAAGGTGGCAATCAG CATGCTAAGGATATTTATTTTAGAGGACTGGATCAACACATGCTGTCAGCATCTGACGGGAG TAATGTCGAGCGATTAAGAGACTTCATCAGACAGGTGTATGTAAATAAAAGGTATACCAATGAGAAGAATGACGACAAGCCTCCAAGAGGACCGATG GGAGATAGTGAGACACGAAGTCCACCGTACGATGATGTGTACGACCGTCGTTACAGCGGCAGATCAAGTCCTGGTGGAAAAAGTCCAGGGTTCGATCAAGCTAACAGAAAAAGTCCTTGTCGTCCTGAGATCATAAATGATTGGCGCAGAGAGGATAGATTTGGTGGTAAGAGAAAAACAGAAGATGAGTCCCATTCACCTGAGCAAGCTAGCCCTCCTGTATCTCGACCCGTTAGGGAAATTTTGGGTGACAGTTTTATTCCTCTTCGCGTGATAGAGCCTCCAAAACCCCAAGTCAACCAAACTAGCGATACTTCAGCAATTGCAAAG CCTGCTGCATCATCGAGTAGTTTAAGCTCCACAAATGAGAATCCACCAGAAGTGAAGTTGGAGACTGCTATAAGCTTGATAGATTTCGATGCTGATCCTGAACCCCCAGCTCCATCTGTTGCTATACAAGCACCAATATCGGCCACAACACATCCTGCTGCACAGCCAGCAAGTGCAGATAATGATAATTGGGCATCTTTCGGTGCTGCGCCCGTTGCCATGTCTTCAAATGCATCTCAGTCACCACCCAGTGGAGGAAACACAGTGGATTCACTTCTCTCTCAGTTGACAGCAGCTTCGGCCGTGCCAGTTCAAATGTCTAGTGGACCTGTGCATCTTGGTCATTCCACATCACAAATCTTTGCACAACCTCTAAATGGGCATTCAAGAGAACAGGTAGTGAGTGCACCGTcatttcaacctcttcaagGAGTTCCTCCTGGTGGCCTGCAGTCTTCTGAAGTTAAACCTTCCGGAAGAACAGAATTACCTGCG GATTTATTCACTGTAACCTACCCGTCATACCACGCAGCAGCGCCGGGGTGGCATGCTGGTCCACCACATGGTATGCACTATGGCATGCAGCAGTATAATAACACAGTG CCTTTCCAGAATGTTCCACAACAAGGGAAGTCAGTGAACCCTTTTGACTTTAGCTCTGAGCCGCCAACACAGACACAACCA GAAACCATGTTACCTTCCATGGCGTCTCTACAAAGTGCATTGCCTCCTTCAGCCATGATGCCTTCTCAAGGAGCACACAGTCAATTCAGTATACACTCTCAAGTCTCAGGCCATCCATCTGCAATGCCACCAA GCTTTATATCTCCTCACACGCCAGGAAACATGCCACCACG CCATCTAAGCCCAATTGGGAACATGGGCGCTCCATATGAGACACAACAAACATATCAGAATTTCGGAAGCCCATTTGCCTCTGCAGTTTCTTCGAATTCACcaccttctttctcttctggAGGAAACCCGTTTGGGTAA
- the LOC106423623 gene encoding probable ADP-ribosylation factor GTPase-activating protein AGD14 isoform X1 produces the protein MGGGVKEEEKNEKIIRSLLKLAHNKRCINCNSLGPQYVCTSFSTFVCTNCSGIHREFTHRVKSISMAKFTSQEVSALKEGGNQHAKDIYFRGLDQHMLSASDGSNVERLRDFIRQVYVNKRYTNEKNDDKPPRGPMGDSETRSPPYDDVYDRRYSGRSSPGGKSPGFDQANRKSPCRPEIINDWRREDRFGGKRKTEDESHSPEQASPPVSRPVREILGDSFIPLRVIEPPKPQVNQTSDTSAIAKPAASSSSLSSTNENPPEVKLETAISLIDFDADPEPPAPSVAIQAPISATTHPAAQPASADNDNWASFGAAPVAMSSNASQSPPSGGNTVDSLLSQLTAASAVPVQMSSGPVHLGHSTSQIFAQPLNGHSREQVVSAPSFQPLQGVPPGGLQSSEVKPSGRTELPADLFTVTYPSYHAAAPGWHAGPPHGMHYGMQQYNNTVQPFQNVPQQGKSVNPFDFSSEPPTQTQPETMLPSMASLQSALPPSAMMPSQGAHSQFSIHSQVSGHPSAMPPSFISPHTPGNMPPRHLSPIGNMGAPYETQQTYQNFGSPFASAVSSNSPPSFSSGGNPFG, from the exons ATGGGCGGTGGAGtgaaagaagaggagaagaatgAGAAGATTATCAGGAGTCTTCTCAAACTTGCTCATAACAAGAGGTGTATCAACTGTAACAGCCTT GGGCCACAATATGTTTGCACTTCTTTCTCGACTTTTGTTTGTACCAACTGCAGTGGAATACA ccgTGAGTTTACTCATCGTGTTAAGTCCATATCAATGGCTAAATTTACTTCCCAAGAAGTCTCTGCTCTTAAAGAAGGTGGCAATCAG CATGCTAAGGATATTTATTTTAGAGGACTGGATCAACACATGCTGTCAGCATCTGACGGGAG TAATGTCGAGCGATTAAGAGACTTCATCAGACAGGTGTATGTAAATAAAAGGTATACCAATGAGAAGAATGACGACAAGCCTCCAAGAGGACCGATG GGAGATAGTGAGACACGAAGTCCACCGTACGATGATGTGTACGACCGTCGTTACAGCGGCAGATCAAGTCCTGGTGGAAAAAGTCCAGGGTTCGATCAAGCTAACAGAAAAAGTCCTTGTCGTCCTGAGATCATAAATGATTGGCGCAGAGAGGATAGATTTGGTGGTAAGAGAAAAACAGAAGATGAGTCCCATTCACCTGAGCAAGCTAGCCCTCCTGTATCTCGACCCGTTAGGGAAATTTTGGGTGACAGTTTTATTCCTCTTCGCGTGATAGAGCCTCCAAAACCCCAAGTCAACCAAACTAGCGATACTTCAGCAATTGCAAAG CCTGCTGCATCATCGAGTAGTTTAAGCTCCACAAATGAGAATCCACCAGAAGTGAAGTTGGAGACTGCTATAAGCTTGATAGATTTCGATGCTGATCCTGAACCCCCAGCTCCATCTGTTGCTATACAAGCACCAATATCGGCCACAACACATCCTGCTGCACAGCCAGCAAGTGCAGATAATGATAATTGGGCATCTTTCGGTGCTGCGCCCGTTGCCATGTCTTCAAATGCATCTCAGTCACCACCCAGTGGAGGAAACACAGTGGATTCACTTCTCTCTCAGTTGACAGCAGCTTCGGCCGTGCCAGTTCAAATGTCTAGTGGACCTGTGCATCTTGGTCATTCCACATCACAAATCTTTGCACAACCTCTAAATGGGCATTCAAGAGAACAGGTAGTGAGTGCACCGTcatttcaacctcttcaagGAGTTCCTCCTGGTGGCCTGCAGTCTTCTGAAGTTAAACCTTCCGGAAGAACAGAATTACCTGCG GATTTATTCACTGTAACCTACCCGTCATACCACGCAGCAGCGCCGGGGTGGCATGCTGGTCCACCACATGGTATGCACTATGGCATGCAGCAGTATAATAACACAGTG CAGCCTTTCCAGAATGTTCCACAACAAGGGAAGTCAGTGAACCCTTTTGACTTTAGCTCTGAGCCGCCAACACAGACACAACCA GAAACCATGTTACCTTCCATGGCGTCTCTACAAAGTGCATTGCCTCCTTCAGCCATGATGCCTTCTCAAGGAGCACACAGTCAATTCAGTATACACTCTCAAGTCTCAGGCCATCCATCTGCAATGCCACCAA GCTTTATATCTCCTCACACGCCAGGAAACATGCCACCACG CCATCTAAGCCCAATTGGGAACATGGGCGCTCCATATGAGACACAACAAACATATCAGAATTTCGGAAGCCCATTTGCCTCTGCAGTTTCTTCGAATTCACcaccttctttctcttctggAGGAAACCCGTTTGGGTAA
- the LOC111198023 gene encoding probable serine incorporator, with product METGASSDKNGYEVIKNGSWFIQFRNGYNPWMARYVYGLMFLLVNLLAWVVRDYGRGALTEMKKFKNCKDGLNCLGTEGVLRVSLGCFLFYFIMFLSTVATSKTHSSRDKWHSGWWFAKLLMWPGLIIFPFLLPSSIIDLYGEIAHFGAGVFLLIQLISIISFITWLNEFFLSQKDAERCHVHVMLLATIAYTLCILGVILMYIWYVPDPSCLLNIFFITWTLFLIQLMASISLHPKINAGFLTPSLMGLYVVFICWCAIRSEPVGEICNRNAESSSRTDWLTIISFVVALLAMVIATFSTGVDSQCFQFRKDENQEEDAIPYGYGFFHFVFATGAMYFAMLLIGWNIHHSMKRWTIDVGWTSTWVRIVNEWLAVCIYIWMLVAPMILKNRQTT from the exons ATGGAGACCGGTGCAAGCAGTGACAAAAATGGCTATGAAGTAATCAAGAATGGTTCATGGTTTATCCAATTTCGTAATGGCTACAATCCATGGATGGCTAGATATGTGTATGGTCTAATGTTCCTCTTGGTGAATCTGCTGGCTTGGGTTGTCCGTGATTATGGCCGAGGTGCCTTGACAGAGATGAAAA AATTTAAGAATTGTAAAGATGGGCTAAACTGTTTAGGGACTGAAGGAGTTTTACGGGTTAGCTTGGGATGTTTT ctattttatttcattatgtTTCTCTCAACCGTCGCTACGTCAAAGACGCATTCATCAAGAGATAAATGGCATTCAGGATGGTGGTTTGCTAAGCTTCTAATGTGGCCTGGATTAATCATATTCCCTTTCTTGCTGCCTTCTTCTATCATTGACCTTTACG GGGAGATTGCACATTTTGGTGCAGG GGTCTTTCTCTTGATACAGCTTATTAGTATCATCAGTTTCATTACATGGCTCAATGAATTTTTCCTATCCCAAAAAGACGCAGAGAGATG CCATGTCCATGTGATGCTACTAGCAACTATTGCGTATACCTTATGCATATTAGGTGTGATTTTGATGTACATATGGTATGTGCCTGATCCATCATGCCttctcaacatatttttcatcaCATGGACTTTGTTCCTAATCCAACTCATGGCAAGTATCTCTCTACATCCCAAA ATAAATGCTGGATTCTTGACTCCCTCGCTTATGGGGCTTTATGTTGTTTTCATCTGCTGGTGCGCCATTAGAAG TGAGCCAGTAGGAGAAATTTGCAACAGAAATGCTGAATCTTCTAGCAGAACGGACTGGCTTACCATCATA AGCTTTGTGGTTGCACTGCTTGCGATGGTAATCGCGACATTCTCCACGGGAGTAGATTCACAATGCTTTCAG TTTAGAAAAGATGAGAACCAAGAAGAAGACGCGATTCCTTACGGATACGGATTCTTCCATTTTGTGTTTGCTACGGGAGCAATGTACTTTGCAATGCTACTTATTGGTTGGAATATTCATCATTCCATGAAAAG GTGGACTATTGACGTTGGGTGGACAAGTACTTGGGTTAGGATAGTAAACGAATGGCTTGCGGTTTGCATTTACA TTTGGATGTTGGTGGCTCCAATGATACTGAAGAACAGACAAACAACATAA